The Hydra vulgaris chromosome 14, alternate assembly HydraT2T_AEP genome includes the window ttttatttttttattttaatcaaaaacttttcTTATGAATAATATGTATGAAAAATATTCATATGTAAGAATATAAGAATTTAACTATTTGAGGCTTTTAGATAATATCTTGCTTTGCCAGATATTCATAGTAAGTTAACCTAAATAATCTTGATTCCGGATTAGGGTTTCATTAAGTGCAAAAAACCATTGCTTAATGCttaatgaaaacttaaaatgcTTActtaaattcttcaaaaaactaaccaaaaaagtaacaatgctaactttaagaaaactttaacttaagctaatatatttcattaaactttaaactaataattatttttgaaattaaactaCAGAAAATCATACACAAGTACGACATTTTAACAATGCATTAACGCCTTCGATTTgcaaatatatagttttatactTGATTTCTTCTTACAATACCAAGTCGAACTTGGTTTGCTTGCTTTAGTTCAGGCTGAACATCATTTTCTTCATACTCAAAGTCAATGTCATCTGGAACTTCTAGTCCTAATGAATTGCATAAGTTTTCAAGTAAAATACatgtaaaaactattttgcagCAAGTACTAGGGGTGTATGGAAGTGCCCCACCACTTTTGTGCAAACACCTCCAACGGTTTTTTAGACGACCTATACATCGCTCAACTTCACTACGTACTTGACAATgaactttgttaaaatatatttgttctGGTGTTGTTGGCTGGCTAAACAGTGTAATCAAGACTGGAGACAATCCATACCCTGAGCCAGCAAAAAGAAAACCAGCATTAGGATCATACTCGAATGTTTGTTTTAGTATAGAGTTAGAATAAATAAAGGCATCATGACACGATTTCGGATACTTGAAAACAACATCTCTAAACATTCCATCGTAGTCTACAACCACTTGACAGTTTAAAGCAGGATAtccttttctaaaaaatagagGTAAAAAATATGGATGAATGTCCAGAAAGTCCAACAAGTCTTGAGATCagttattgaaacaaaaatgatttttaaaaatgaatttacctGCAAATATATGCTGGCTCATCAGCCCCAGACACTGCTTTGATTTGTATCATTGTGCCATCTATTATCCCAAGAAGACCTTTAACTCCATATGATTGAAGATACTTTTTCTTGGCTTCATCCATCTCCTCTTGATTATCATACCATTTTACCAGGTGAAAATAATGCTGATTGAAAAACTTGCAAAATTGGTGAACTACGTGACTGCAGCTTGGCTGACTTACATTAGAAGCGTCACCTATAATCACCATAaagtaaaccattttaaaaaaaaagcttttgcagaagtaaattttaagtttatatgcACCGccattaacatttatttataaaagttaactaAAACAATGACAACAAAGAATCATAagagttaatatttttttggta containing:
- the LOC136090808 gene encoding putative nuclease HARBI1; amino-acid sequence: MVYFMVIIGDASNVSQPSCSHVVHQFCKFFNQHYFHLVKWYDNQEEMDEAKKKYLQSYGVKGLLGIIDGTMIQIKAVSGADEPAYICRKGYPALNCQVVVDYDGMFRDVVFKYPKSCHDAFIYSNSILKQTFEYDPNAGFLFAGSGYGLSPVLITLFSQPTTPEQIYFNKVHCQVRSEVERCIGRLKNRWRCLHKSGGALPYTPSTCCKIVFTCILLENLCNSLGLEVPDDIDFEYEENDVQPELKQANQVRLGIVRRNQV